One stretch of Pseudomonas sp. NC02 DNA includes these proteins:
- the rep gene encoding DNA helicase Rep, with protein MSRLNPRQQEAVNYVGGPLLVLAGAGSGKTSVITRKIAHLIQSCGIRAQYIVAMTFTNKAAREMKERVGTLLKGGEGRGLTVCTFHNLGLNIIRKEHVRLGYKPGFSIFDETDVKALMTDIMQKEYAGDDGVDEIKNMIGSWKNDLILPAEALEAARNPKEQTAAIVYTHYQRTLKAFNAVDFDDLILLPVKLFQEHADILEKWQNKVRYLLVDEYQDTNASQYLLVKLLIGKRNQFTVVGDDDQSIYAWRGARPENLMLLKDDYPSLKVVMLEQNYRSTSRILRCANVLISNNPHEFEKQLWSEMGHGDEIRVIRCRNEDAEAERVAVELLTLHLRTDRPYSDFAILYRGNYQAKLIELKLQHHQIPYRLSGGNSFFGRQEVKDLMAYFRLIVNPDDDNAFLRVINVPRREIGSTTLEKLGNYATERKISMYAATDEIGLGEHLDTRFTDRLARFKRFMDKVREQCAGEDPISALRSMVMDIDYENWLRTNSSSDKAADYRMGNVWFLIEALKNTLEKDEEGEMTVEDAIGKLVLRDMLERQQEEEDGAEGVQMMTLHASKGLEFPYVFIMGMEEEILPHRSSIEADTIEEERRLAYVGITRARQTLAFTFAAKRKQYGEIIDCAPSRFLDELPPDDLAWEGNDDTPTEVKAVRGNTALADIRAMLKR; from the coding sequence ATGTCCCGACTCAATCCCCGGCAGCAAGAAGCCGTGAACTACGTCGGCGGCCCTCTATTGGTGCTCGCCGGTGCCGGTTCCGGCAAGACCAGCGTGATCACCCGCAAGATCGCGCACCTGATCCAGAGCTGTGGCATCCGTGCCCAGTACATCGTCGCCATGACCTTTACCAACAAGGCGGCGCGGGAAATGAAAGAGCGCGTCGGCACCCTGCTCAAGGGTGGCGAAGGCCGTGGCCTCACCGTGTGTACCTTCCACAACCTGGGGCTGAACATCATCCGCAAGGAGCACGTGCGGTTGGGCTACAAGCCGGGCTTCTCGATCTTTGACGAGACAGACGTCAAGGCGCTGATGACCGACATCATGCAGAAGGAATACGCGGGCGACGACGGCGTCGACGAGATCAAGAACATGATCGGCTCGTGGAAAAACGACCTGATCCTGCCCGCCGAAGCCCTGGAAGCTGCGCGCAACCCCAAGGAGCAGACTGCCGCCATTGTCTACACCCACTACCAGCGCACGCTGAAGGCGTTCAACGCGGTGGACTTCGACGACCTGATCCTGCTGCCGGTGAAGCTGTTCCAGGAACACGCCGACATCCTCGAAAAGTGGCAGAACAAAGTCCGCTACCTGCTGGTGGACGAATACCAGGACACCAACGCCAGCCAATACCTGCTGGTGAAGCTGCTGATCGGCAAGCGCAACCAGTTCACCGTGGTGGGCGATGACGACCAGTCGATCTACGCCTGGCGCGGCGCCCGCCCGGAAAACCTGATGCTGCTCAAGGACGACTACCCGTCCCTGAAAGTGGTGATGCTGGAGCAGAACTACCGCTCCACCAGCCGCATCCTGCGTTGCGCCAACGTGCTGATCTCCAACAACCCCCACGAGTTTGAAAAACAACTGTGGAGCGAGATGGGCCACGGGGACGAGATCCGCGTGATCCGCTGCCGCAACGAAGACGCCGAAGCCGAGCGCGTGGCCGTCGAACTGCTCACCCTGCACCTGCGTACCGACCGGCCCTACAGCGATTTCGCGATCCTGTACCGCGGCAACTACCAGGCCAAGCTGATCGAGCTGAAGCTGCAGCACCACCAGATTCCGTATCGCCTGTCGGGCGGCAACAGCTTTTTCGGACGCCAGGAAGTGAAAGACCTGATGGCCTACTTCCGGCTGATCGTGAACCCGGACGACGACAACGCCTTCCTGCGGGTGATCAACGTCCCACGCCGGGAAATCGGTTCGACTACCCTGGAAAAGCTCGGCAACTACGCCACCGAACGCAAGATCTCGATGTACGCCGCCACCGACGAAATCGGCCTGGGCGAGCACCTCGACACTCGTTTCACCGACCGCCTGGCGCGCTTCAAGCGCTTCATGGACAAGGTGCGCGAGCAGTGCGCCGGCGAAGACCCGATCAGCGCCCTGCGCAGCATGGTCATGGACATCGACTACGAGAACTGGCTGCGCACCAACAGCTCCAGCGACAAGGCTGCCGATTACCGCATGGGCAACGTGTGGTTCCTGATCGAGGCGTTGAAAAATACCCTGGAGAAGGACGAAGAAGGCGAGATGACCGTCGAGGACGCCATCGGCAAGCTGGTGCTGCGGGACATGCTTGAACGCCAGCAGGAAGAGGAAGACGGCGCCGAAGGCGTGCAGATGATGACCTTGCATGCGTCCAAGGGCCTTGAATTCCCTTACGTGTTCATCATGGGCATGGAAGAGGAAATCCTCCCGCACCGCTCCAGCATCGAAGCCGACACCATCGAGGAAGAACGGCGCCTGGCCTACGTGGGCATTACCCGCGCGCGTCAGACATTGGCCTTCACCTTTGCCGCCAAGCGCAAGCAGTACGGCGAGATCATCGATTGTGCCCCGAGCCGGTTCCTCGACGAACTGCCGCCGGACGACCTGGCCTGGGAAGGCAACGACGACACACCGACCGAAGTCAAAGCCGTTCGCGGCAACACCGCCCTGGCGGATATACGCGCGATGTTAAAGCGCTAG
- a CDS encoding cytochrome c5 family protein has translation MKMLAAPATVLALWAVSAQAATNDEIAKRLEPVGQVCVQGQECKGMEVAVAAGGGGGGAKSPDDVIAKHCNACHGTGLLGAPKIGDTAAWKDRADHQGGLDGLLAKAITGLNAMPPKGTCADCSDAELKGAIEKMSGLK, from the coding sequence ATGAAAATGCTGGCTGCACCAGCAACCGTACTGGCCCTATGGGCTGTCAGCGCTCAAGCTGCGACCAATGATGAAATTGCCAAGCGCCTGGAGCCTGTAGGCCAGGTGTGCGTCCAGGGGCAAGAGTGCAAGGGGATGGAAGTGGCAGTGGCTGCGGGCGGCGGCGGCGGCGGTGCGAAATCGCCGGATGACGTAATCGCCAAGCACTGCAACGCTTGCCACGGTACCGGCCTGTTGGGCGCACCGAAAATCGGTGATACCGCCGCCTGGAAAGACCGCGCGGACCATCAGGGTGGCCTCGATGGCCTGCTGGCCAAGGCCATTACCGGTCTGAACGCCATGCCGCCAAAAGGCACCTGCGCCGATTGCTCGGATGCCGAGCTTAAAGGCGCGATCGAGAAGATGTCGGGTCTGAAATAA
- a CDS encoding xanthine phosphoribosyltransferase, giving the protein MEALHKKIREEGIVLSDQVLKVDAFLNHQIDPALMKLIGDEFAALFKDSGITKIVTIEASGIAPAIMTGLNLGVPVIFARKQQSLTLTENLLSATVYSFTKKTESTVAISPRHLTSSDRVLIIDDFLANGKASQALISIIKQAGATVAGLGIVIEKSFQGGRAELDAQGYRVESLARVQSLAGGVVTFIE; this is encoded by the coding sequence GTGGAAGCACTGCACAAGAAAATTCGCGAAGAAGGCATCGTGCTTTCCGATCAGGTACTCAAGGTCGACGCCTTTCTGAACCACCAGATCGACCCGGCGCTGATGAAACTGATCGGTGACGAGTTTGCTGCGTTGTTCAAGGATTCGGGCATTACCAAGATCGTCACCATCGAAGCCTCGGGCATTGCACCGGCGATCATGACCGGCCTGAACCTCGGCGTGCCGGTGATTTTCGCCCGCAAGCAACAGTCCCTGACCCTGACCGAAAACCTGCTGTCGGCGACGGTGTATTCCTTCACCAAGAAAACCGAAAGCACCGTGGCGATTTCCCCGCGCCACCTGACCAGCAGCGACCGCGTGCTGATCATCGATGACTTCCTGGCCAACGGTAAGGCGTCCCAGGCGCTGATCTCGATCATCAAACAGGCCGGCGCGACCGTTGCAGGTTTGGGGATCGTGATCGAGAAGTCGTTCCAGGGTGGCCGTGCGGAGCTGGATGCCCAGGGTTACCGGGTTGAGTCGCTGGCGCGGGTGCAGTCGTTGGCGGGTGGGGTTGTGACCTTTATCGAGTAA
- a CDS encoding RidA family protein yields the protein MSIQRQLTNERMSQIVVHSGTVYLAGQVGDDMSAGIEQQTRETLVNIERLLDLAGTDKTKLLSVTIYLKDIDADFAGMNAVWDKWLPKGVAPARATVEAKLCEPEILVELSVVAALP from the coding sequence ATGTCAATCCAGCGCCAGCTCACCAATGAGCGCATGAGCCAGATCGTTGTTCACAGCGGTACCGTGTATCTGGCAGGGCAGGTCGGCGACGACATGAGTGCCGGGATTGAACAGCAGACCCGCGAAACCCTCGTCAACATCGAGCGTTTGCTGGACCTGGCCGGTACCGACAAGACCAAGCTGCTGTCGGTGACCATCTACCTGAAAGACATTGACGCCGATTTCGCCGGGATGAACGCGGTATGGGACAAGTGGCTGCCAAAAGGCGTCGCGCCGGCCCGTGCCACGGTTGAAGCGAAACTCTGCGAACCGGAAATCCTGGTGGAGCTGTCGGTTGTGGCCGCTCTGCCGTAA
- a CDS encoding acetyl-CoA hydrolase/transferase C-terminal domain-containing protein, which yields MVQLCSIEQAVDDVLARLPAHIHMGMPLGLGKPNLFVNALYRRIAKLPDRALTIYTALALGRPTLGDGLQKRFLEPFIERVFGDYPELDFLAALRKDSLPSNIHVQQFFMQPGSLLHSLSAQQDYVSSNYSHAARDINAAGLNLVAQLVASSAEHPDRLSLSCNPDITLDLLPMIAKRREAGETILVVGQVHSDLPYMPGDAELGMDEFDFLIDEKDSTTLFSTPNMPVGFQDHFIGLHASTLVRDGGTLQIGIGSMGDALTAALLARQADNEAYRLLLTDLDVYQWAPLISHEGGVAPFARGLYGCSEMFVNGLLVLADAGIVRRKVYPDVATQERANAGTLDEAAQTDGISVHGGFFLGPRSFYERLRDLPQSKRLEFNMTRISYINELYGQEELKRLQRLDARFINSAFTVTLLGAGVADQLEDGRVLSGVGGQYNFVAQGHALEGARSILILRSWRESGGEVSSNIVWEYGHCTIPRHLRDIVITEYGIADLRGQTDARVIEALLNITDSRFQEDLIEQAQKAGKLPKDFQLDPRFADNTPERLQGIQARHPRLFPEYPLGSDFTDEERDLLRALNWLKSKFKLTEILELGKAALDAPEPEAFPEHLVRMRLDKPEGLKEDLYQRLLLAGLQATAH from the coding sequence ATGGTGCAGTTGTGTTCAATCGAGCAAGCAGTCGACGACGTACTGGCACGGCTGCCGGCGCATATTCACATGGGCATGCCCCTGGGCCTGGGCAAACCCAACCTGTTCGTCAACGCGCTGTACCGGCGTATCGCCAAGTTGCCGGACCGGGCGCTGACCATCTACACCGCCCTGGCCCTGGGTCGCCCTACCTTGGGCGATGGTTTGCAGAAGCGCTTTCTCGAGCCCTTTATCGAACGGGTCTTCGGTGACTATCCCGAGCTGGACTTCCTCGCCGCACTGCGCAAGGACAGCCTGCCGTCGAACATTCACGTGCAGCAGTTCTTCATGCAGCCCGGCAGTTTGCTCCACAGCCTTTCGGCGCAGCAGGATTACGTCAGCAGCAACTACAGCCACGCCGCCCGTGATATCAATGCCGCCGGCCTGAACCTCGTCGCGCAACTGGTGGCCAGCAGCGCCGAACATCCGGATCGCCTGAGCCTGAGCTGCAACCCCGACATCACCCTCGACCTGTTGCCGATGATCGCCAAGCGCCGCGAGGCCGGTGAAACCATCCTGGTGGTGGGCCAGGTTCACAGTGATTTGCCCTACATGCCCGGTGACGCCGAGCTGGGCATGGATGAGTTCGACTTCCTGATCGACGAGAAGGACAGCACCACGCTGTTCTCCACCCCGAACATGCCGGTGGGTTTCCAGGATCACTTTATCGGTTTGCACGCCAGCACCCTGGTGCGCGACGGCGGCACCTTGCAGATCGGCATCGGCTCCATGGGCGATGCACTGACTGCGGCCTTGCTGGCGCGCCAGGCCGATAACGAGGCGTATCGCCTGTTGCTTACCGACCTGGATGTGTACCAATGGGCACCGCTGATCAGCCACGAAGGCGGCGTCGCACCGTTTGCCCGTGGGCTGTACGGTTGCAGCGAAATGTTCGTCAACGGCCTGCTGGTGCTGGCCGATGCCGGGATTGTGCGGCGCAAGGTATACCCGGACGTCGCGACCCAGGAGCGGGCCAACGCCGGCACCCTGGACGAAGCGGCACAGACCGACGGTATCTCGGTGCATGGCGGCTTCTTCCTCGGGCCTCGTAGCTTTTACGAGCGTTTGCGGGACTTGCCGCAGAGCAAGCGCCTGGAATTCAACATGACCCGCATCAGCTACATCAACGAGCTGTACGGCCAGGAAGAACTCAAGCGTTTGCAGCGCCTGGATGCGCGCTTCATCAACAGCGCGTTTACCGTGACCCTGTTGGGCGCGGGCGTGGCCGACCAGTTGGAAGACGGCCGCGTGCTCAGCGGTGTTGGCGGGCAATACAACTTTGTCGCCCAGGGCCATGCGCTGGAAGGCGCGCGCTCGATCCTGATCCTGCGCAGCTGGCGCGAATCGGGCGGCGAGGTCAGTTCCAATATCGTCTGGGAATACGGGCACTGCACGATTCCCCGGCACCTGCGAGACATCGTCATCACCGAATACGGCATCGCGGATTTACGCGGGCAGACTGATGCCAGGGTGATCGAGGCGCTGCTGAATATCACCGACTCACGGTTCCAGGAAGATTTGATCGAACAGGCGCAGAAGGCCGGGAAGTTGCCGAAGGATTTCCAGCTGGATCCGCGGTTTGCCGACAACACGCCGGAGCGTTTGCAGGGGATTCAGGCGCGGCATCCACGGCTGTTCCCGGAGTATCCGCTGGGCAGTGACTTCACGGATGAAGAGCGGGATTTGTTGCGGGCGTTGAACTGGCTCAAGAGCAAATTCAAGCTGACGGAGATTCTGGAGCTGGGCAAGGCGGCGCTGGATGCACCGGAGCCGGAAGCGTTTCCCGAGCATTTGGTACGGATGCGACTGGATAAGCCGGAGGGGTTGAAGGAGGACTTGTATCAGCGCCTGTTGCTAGCGGGCCTACAAGCTACCGCGCACTAA
- the alr gene encoding alanine racemase: protein MRPARALIDLQALRHNYQLAREVTGGAKALAVIKADAYGHGAVRVAQALEAEADGFAVACIEEALELRAAGIRGPVLLLEGFFEADELPLIIEHDFWCVVHSLWQLDAIEQAQLSKPLTVWLKLDSGMHRVGLHPKDYHDAYQRLLASGKVAKIVLMSHFARADELDSTSSEEQVAVFEAARQGLSAQVSLRNSPSVLGWPNVSSDWVRPGIMLYGATPFGEDQAIAARLQPVMTLESKVICVRELPAGEPVGYGARFITPKPMRIGVVAMGYADGYPRHAPTGTPVLVAGQRSQLLGRVSMDMLCVDLTDVPQAGLGSTVELWGKNILASDVATAADTIPYQIFCNLRRVPRLYSGA, encoded by the coding sequence ATGCGTCCTGCCCGTGCCCTGATCGACCTCCAAGCCCTGCGCCATAACTACCAACTGGCCCGTGAAGTCACGGGTGGGGCCAAGGCCCTCGCCGTGATCAAGGCGGATGCCTACGGCCACGGTGCCGTGCGTGTTGCCCAGGCGCTGGAAGCCGAGGCGGACGGGTTTGCCGTGGCCTGCATCGAGGAAGCGCTGGAGCTGCGGGCTGCCGGGATTCGCGGGCCGGTGCTGTTGCTCGAAGGTTTTTTCGAAGCCGACGAGCTGCCGCTGATCATCGAGCATGATTTCTGGTGCGTGGTGCATTCGCTGTGGCAGCTGGACGCGATTGAACAGGCGCAACTCAGCAAGCCGCTGACCGTCTGGCTCAAGCTTGATTCGGGCATGCACCGCGTTGGCTTGCACCCCAAGGATTATCACGACGCTTACCAGCGCCTGCTGGCCAGCGGCAAAGTCGCGAAGATCGTGCTGATGAGCCACTTCGCCCGCGCCGATGAGCTGGACAGCACCAGCAGCGAAGAGCAAGTAGCGGTGTTTGAAGCGGCGCGCCAGGGCTTGTCGGCCCAGGTCAGCCTGCGCAACTCGCCGTCGGTGCTGGGCTGGCCGAACGTTTCCAGTGACTGGGTACGCCCGGGCATCATGCTCTACGGCGCCACGCCGTTTGGCGAAGACCAGGCCATCGCCGCGCGTTTGCAGCCGGTGATGACCCTCGAATCGAAAGTCATCTGCGTACGTGAACTGCCGGCCGGCGAACCTGTGGGCTACGGCGCCAGGTTCATTACCCCGAAACCGATGCGCATCGGGGTAGTTGCCATGGGCTACGCCGACGGCTACCCGCGCCACGCACCCACCGGCACCCCGGTGCTGGTGGCCGGCCAGCGCAGCCAGTTGCTGGGCCGTGTGTCGATGGACATGCTGTGTGTCGACCTGACCGACGTGCCCCAGGCCGGGCTCGGTTCCACCGTCGAATTGTGGGGCAAAAACATCCTCGCCAGTGACGTTGCCACCGCCGCCGACACCATTCCGTACCAGATCTTCTGCAACCTGCGCCGAGTGCCACGGCTCTATTCCGGCGCTTGA
- a CDS encoding NorM family multidrug efflux MATE transporter: MIMQHPARTELWAILRLSGPLIASQLAHMLMVLTDTLMMARLSPEALAGGGLGAASYSFVSIFCIGVIAAVGTLVAIRQGAGDIEGATRLTQAGLWLAWLMALVAGLLLWNLKPVLLMFGQTETNVASAGQFLTILPFALPGYLTFMALRGFTSAIGKATPVMVISLGGTVINYLLNHALIEGMFGLPKLGLVGIGLVTAIVANCMALALIWYIKYNRAYDAYPLRKGLLRPNLHYLRELWRLGLPIGGTYAVEVGLFAFAALCMGTMGSTQLAAHQIALQIVSVAFMVPAGMSYAITMRIGQHYGAGQLLEARLAGRVGIGFGAVVMLGFAAVLWLFSHPLISLFLDQHDPAFRDVINLAVSLLAVAAWFELFDGVQTIAMGCIRGLKDAKTTFLVGLGCYWLIGAPAAWLMAFNLGWGPTGVWWGLALGLACAAVSLTWAFERKMKRMIRQEPETHQGFQAAQPE, from the coding sequence ATGATCATGCAGCATCCTGCACGTACCGAACTCTGGGCCATTCTGCGGCTGTCAGGGCCGCTGATTGCCTCACAGTTGGCCCACATGCTGATGGTGCTGACCGACACCCTGATGATGGCCCGCCTGAGCCCCGAGGCCCTGGCCGGCGGAGGCCTGGGTGCGGCGAGCTATTCGTTCGTGTCGATTTTCTGCATCGGCGTGATCGCTGCCGTGGGCACGCTGGTCGCGATCCGCCAGGGCGCCGGCGACATCGAGGGCGCCACCCGCCTGACCCAGGCCGGGCTGTGGCTGGCCTGGTTGATGGCGCTGGTGGCTGGTTTGCTGCTGTGGAACCTCAAGCCAGTGCTGCTGATGTTCGGCCAGACCGAAACCAACGTCGCGTCCGCCGGCCAGTTCCTGACCATCCTGCCGTTCGCCCTGCCCGGCTACCTGACGTTCATGGCCTTGCGCGGCTTCACCAGCGCTATCGGCAAGGCCACGCCGGTGATGGTGATCAGCCTGGGCGGCACGGTGATCAACTACCTGCTCAACCACGCGTTGATCGAAGGCATGTTCGGCCTGCCGAAACTCGGGCTGGTGGGCATTGGCCTGGTCACCGCCATCGTTGCCAACTGCATGGCCCTGGCGCTGATCTGGTACATCAAATACAACCGTGCCTACGACGCGTATCCGCTGCGCAAGGGTCTGCTGCGGCCCAACCTGCATTACCTGCGGGAACTGTGGCGCCTGGGCCTGCCGATTGGTGGCACCTATGCGGTGGAAGTCGGGCTGTTTGCGTTCGCCGCGCTGTGCATGGGCACCATGGGCAGCACGCAGCTGGCTGCGCACCAGATCGCCCTGCAGATCGTGTCGGTGGCGTTCATGGTGCCGGCGGGCATGTCGTACGCGATCACCATGCGTATCGGCCAGCATTACGGTGCCGGGCAGTTGCTGGAAGCGCGGCTGGCCGGGCGAGTTGGCATAGGCTTTGGCGCAGTGGTGATGCTGGGCTTTGCAGCGGTGCTGTGGTTGTTCTCGCACCCACTGATCAGCCTGTTCCTCGACCAGCATGACCCAGCGTTTCGCGACGTGATCAACCTCGCCGTCAGCCTGCTGGCGGTGGCCGCATGGTTTGAGCTGTTCGACGGCGTGCAGACCATCGCCATGGGCTGCATTCGCGGGCTCAAGGATGCCAAGACCACCTTCCTGGTCGGGCTGGGCTGCTACTGGCTGATCGGCGCACCGGCCGCATGGTTGATGGCGTTCAATCTCGGCTGGGGGCCGACGGGCGTTTGGTGGGGCCTGGCCCTGGGCCTGGCGTGCGCGGCAGTCAGCCTGACCTGGGCGTTTGAACGGAAGATGAAGCGGATGATTCGCCAGGAGCCTGAAACCCACCAAGGATTTCAAGCCGCGCAGCCGGAGTAA
- a CDS encoding bifunctional diguanylate cyclase/phosphodiesterase yields the protein MSTPVEPLRLLLLADEPAWAALLRECLAPMGDGAVLISAPNWESVSNLFDDDHSAVLLTTANLQPGPGRCSLPTVLLLEEEPLVSPLGVSDWLILNALDVDTLRRCLRHVRERGVLENTLQRLAEQDPLTGIANRQGFQTLLTARLAENEGRGVALGHLDLDNFRHANDALGHQAGDRLILQVVSRLKSQLEAGDQLARLGSDEFALLIDTRRAPQRAEWMAERIVEAMAEPYWVDGESLLIGCSLGVAHARAKAGADPLMWHAHIAMQQAKSTQGCTFHIFNERINRNARSLADLESELRRALRRDELELHYQPRLDLDDGHIVGLEALVRWRHGERGLLPPSEFVPLAEQSGLIVPLGYWVISRALRDMQDLRERGIAPLHMAVNLSFRQFQDSQLLSTLSRLIAERGVEAQWLEFELTETAVMRRSDLVKQTMDALGRLGVRFSLDDFGTGFSSFVHLNSLPIALLKIDKSFVGGMEEREENRKLVHAMINLAHNLNLEVVAEGVETAEQLALLRLFGCDQAQGYLISKPLPLAELVDYLTFGDSQELVGGVI from the coding sequence TTGTCTACGCCTGTCGAACCCTTGCGTTTGCTGCTACTGGCCGATGAGCCAGCGTGGGCAGCGTTATTGCGCGAGTGCCTGGCGCCGATGGGCGACGGAGCTGTGCTGATCAGCGCGCCAAACTGGGAGTCTGTGAGCAACCTGTTCGACGACGATCACAGCGCGGTGCTGTTGACCACGGCCAACCTTCAGCCCGGCCCCGGTCGCTGCAGCTTGCCAACGGTATTGCTGTTGGAAGAGGAACCCCTGGTTTCACCCCTCGGCGTCAGCGACTGGCTGATCCTGAATGCATTGGATGTCGATACATTGCGCCGTTGCCTGCGGCATGTGCGCGAGCGCGGTGTACTGGAAAACACCCTGCAACGCCTGGCCGAACAGGACCCGCTGACCGGTATCGCCAACCGCCAGGGCTTCCAGACCCTGCTGACCGCCCGCCTGGCGGAAAACGAAGGCCGTGGCGTTGCCCTCGGCCACCTCGACCTGGACAACTTCCGTCACGCCAACGACGCCCTCGGCCACCAGGCCGGCGACCGGCTGATCCTGCAAGTGGTCTCGCGGCTCAAGAGCCAGCTGGAGGCCGGCGATCAACTGGCGCGCCTGGGCAGCGACGAATTTGCCCTGCTGATCGATACCCGCCGTGCGCCCCAGCGCGCCGAATGGATGGCCGAGCGCATCGTCGAAGCCATGGCCGAACCCTATTGGGTCGATGGCGAAAGCCTGCTGATCGGTTGTAGCCTCGGCGTGGCCCATGCCCGCGCCAAGGCCGGCGCCGACCCGTTGATGTGGCACGCCCACATCGCCATGCAGCAAGCCAAAAGCACCCAGGGCTGCACCTTTCATATCTTCAACGAACGCATCAACCGCAATGCCCGCAGCCTCGCCGACCTTGAAAGCGAGCTGCGCCGGGCGTTGCGTCGTGACGAACTGGAGCTGCATTACCAGCCCCGCCTGGACCTCGACGATGGGCATATCGTCGGCCTGGAAGCACTGGTGCGCTGGCGCCACGGTGAGCGCGGCCTGTTGCCGCCGAGCGAGTTCGTGCCGCTGGCCGAGCAGAGCGGCTTGATCGTGCCGCTGGGCTACTGGGTGATTTCCCGGGCCCTGCGCGACATGCAGGACCTGCGCGAACGCGGGATTGCGCCGTTGCACATGGCGGTCAACCTGTCGTTCCGCCAGTTTCAGGACAGCCAACTGCTCAGCACCCTCAGCCGGCTGATTGCCGAGCGCGGCGTGGAAGCCCAGTGGCTGGAATTTGAGCTGACGGAAACCGCCGTGATGCGCCGCAGCGACCTGGTCAAGCAGACCATGGATGCGCTGGGCCGCCTGGGTGTGCGCTTTTCCCTGGATGACTTTGGCACCGGCTTTTCGTCGTTCGTGCACCTCAACAGCCTGCCGATTGCCTTGCTGAAGATCGACAAGAGCTTTGTCGGCGGCATGGAAGAGCGCGAAGAGAATCGCAAGCTGGTGCACGCCATGATCAACCTGGCTCATAACCTGAACCTGGAAGTGGTCGCCGAGGGCGTGGAAACCGCCGAGCAACTGGCGTTGCTGCGGTTGTTCGGCTGCGATCAGGCCCAGGGTTACCTGATCAGCAAGCCGTTGCCGTTGGCGGAACTGGTGGACTACCTGACGTTTGGTGACAGCCAGGAACTGGTGGGCGGCGTGATCTGA
- a CDS encoding cupin domain-containing protein — MDVGERLQSIRKLKGLSQRELAKRAGVTNSTISMIEKNSVSPSISSLRKVLGGIPMSMVEFFSEEILQEKPTQIVYKANELIDISDGAVTMKLVGRAHPSRAIAFLNEIYPPGADTGEEMLTHEGEETGILVEGRLELVVGLETFVLEAGDSYYFESTKPHRFRNPFEVPARLISAATPANF; from the coding sequence TTGGACGTCGGCGAACGACTGCAATCCATCCGTAAACTGAAAGGTCTTTCCCAGCGTGAGCTAGCCAAGCGCGCGGGCGTCACCAACAGCACCATTTCGATGATCGAGAAAAACAGTGTCAGCCCCTCCATCAGCTCCTTGCGCAAGGTGCTGGGCGGCATTCCCATGTCGATGGTGGAGTTCTTTTCCGAGGAGATCCTCCAGGAAAAACCGACCCAGATCGTCTATAAAGCCAATGAGCTGATCGATATCTCCGACGGCGCCGTCACCATGAAACTGGTGGGCCGCGCGCACCCGAGCCGGGCGATTGCGTTCCTCAACGAGATCTACCCGCCAGGTGCTGATACCGGCGAAGAGATGCTCACCCACGAGGGCGAGGAAACCGGGATCCTGGTAGAAGGTCGCCTGGAACTGGTGGTCGGCCTTGAAACTTTTGTGCTCGAAGCCGGCGATAGCTACTACTTTGAAAGCACCAAGCCGCACCGTTTTCGCAATCCGTTCGAAGTGCCGGCGCGACTAATCAGCGCAGCCACACCCGCGAACTTTTAA